The Tripterygium wilfordii isolate XIE 37 chromosome 23, ASM1340144v1, whole genome shotgun sequence genomic sequence CGTTGCAACCGTGTTGTCAACCATAAACGTAAGGTTATCAACCTTAAGTTCACTGTTATCAACTTCAAACTGGTAATTATCAACTTTATCATCAACCTTGATATCAACACTGTGAGCCTTCTCAATTGCTACAGAAGGATTATCAAGATgacgatcatcatcatcaacaatctcATCGACATGGGGGGCAACATAAAATCTatttgcatcatcatcatcatcggttGTTTCAGTTGGCAACTGATCCACCTTTTCAATAATATCGTTAATAACTTTATCGAAAACTTCTTTGGATTCAGTTGCCAAGTGATCGTCCCCCTCGATGGATGTTATATCACCCTTCTCCAGGTGCCCAATTCCACCTGCTCAGCTCCAACTTCATCTTTATCAGCATTTAAAGAAGGCTTTTTCTTCATTGAAGCCTTCTTTCTCCTGAAAATCAGCTCTTCCAAacccacttttttcttcttctccaactctTGTAACTCTGATATTTCTTTGGCTGCCTTCAGCATTAAACGTGAGCTCCTTCTCAGAGTATTTTTCTTTACATGCTTCCCCTTTTTTATCGCCCTCATCTTCACAATCTTCCTCTTAATCCCcaccttttcttccttttcctcaactttatcatgtgcaattttcttttcttcttcttttttgctcaACTTCTGAGCATATTTTAGGCCCACAATCTCGTGCTCAATAGAACTGAGTCTCACTGAGATATCATTTATCTTCCCATCCAGTTTATTTTCTAATGCAGCAAGAGTATCCTTGACCAATTCCCTGATCAACGAACTCACAAGCAATCTCATCTCAAATGTATCATCTGACTTTTTAACTGAACTGACATCAGAGTCAGCTCCAGGGTTCTGAATGGGTTGCTTGGCTTTCTTTGCATTCTTTAACAAGACACCTACATTTCCTTCACAATTAAATGTATAGTCTTGCTCACTTTCTGAGTGTGTGTTGACCATTTCAAAGACTGTAACCTGAAGatgaaacaataatataaattaaaacatctaaattatattatcaatgtaaataaataaaataccaacgtaaatatatacaataccaacgtaaatatatacaataccaacgtaaaattatacaataccaacgtaaataaacaaaatatcaacgtaaataaataaaatatcaacgtaaatatatacaataccaacgtaaatatatacaataccaacgtaaaattatacaataccaatgtaaataaataaaatatcaacgtaaatatatacaataccaacgtaaaattctcaataacaaataaaacatctaaattgtaaatcatcaaactaaacattttcattataaaccagaaaaatataattacctcATCCGCCTCCAATATATCGTTGACAGTCTTCGACTTTGGTGCCTTAATTGATTACCATTTCAACATTCTAGGCAACAAATTCAGATCAACACAGTCTGCAAAATTTACTGCAATACTGGGAATAACCTCATATACCCATAGTTGGAAAGCCCAAGGAAAGCCCAGTAGATTGTACCATTCATAATCATTCTGCTTGGCCTTAAATTTGTCAGACCTTCCAACAAAACAATTAGTCAGGGACTGTATTGTCTTCTTGTAGGACAAAGTCCCCCATGGGTACTTGTTGAACTCATCAACATAATCAACCAGATTCAagaaatcaacatcaatcaacagCTTCACGTCTCTACCTAAAAGTACATACTCAACAAAATATACAAGTGCCAACTTAAATACATCTTCTGGATCTTGGCACTGCATAAAAGTCCTTCGTAACTCTTGGCATGAAATATGATAGCTTCTATTGAAATACTTATTCTGCAAGCCCACTTATTCTGCAAGCTCACCCTAGATTCACCAgacttctccatctctttcaaatATAATGAGATGTTTGATAGGGAGTGACACCTCAGTCCAGTTATGAGGCTAAATTCCCTTATTGAAAAACTAGATTCTCTTCCACCAATCAAAAACACcaacttccttttcttttcatcctcttttGATTGTACTTGCCGAAAGAGAAGTTGGTGTACAATCTGTGGAgcccatttaatgtttttcagtTGTAAGAAAGTACCAAAATAGGTTCCCCTAAACAAAGTCAGCTGATCTTCGCTCAGCTTACTCTTGATATCGCTTATTGTTTCATAtaactttgaaaaagaaagaactttGGCATCAAATCTCTCATTGATGAGAATCTTGTACGCCATTTTATATCAAATCTGCATGTATATGAAAGGTGtaaaataagtttatcaaacataaacacaaaaccaaaacagttatcaactaaatatatatgtatttatcaacgaaaaagtaatacagttctcaacgaaaaagtaatacagttcccaacgaaaaagaaataaagttatcaaccaaaaagtaatacagttatcaaccaaaaagtaatacagttatcaacctaAAAGTACTAAAGTTATCAAGCTAAATAAAagcagttatcaacgaaaaaggtaCAAACTTTCATGAATAGTACAACAACTTTTTACGTGTACTGCAAAACTGATAACAACCAACATGCAcgcctttaccaacgaaacccaACACCCTATAACATCTTCCAAAAATCTCATACATATGAACGAATATTCAAACACCGTAAatccatgaaatgaaactaaCCTTAGAGTCgcgttttttgttgttgttgttcgttCGTAAAAAACTAgaagaaattccaacaaatattattctcGGAAGAACGAAGAAGTTGAAGGAAGAAGATACAGATGTGAGAGAATTTTTTATCTTGCTCGTGTGTGaataaacgaagaagaagatgaaaggacgGATTTTACGCAATTCGAGACGGTTACTGTTGACTTTCAGCATTTTGAACCGTGCAATGGGGaattttgtattttcctttATCAAAAGGGTTCTATTTAAGTATTTTGAAAAGAtgggttagatttaaaaaatgtttattacCAAGGgttattttacaaaaaaaacccaaaattccCTTATAAAAGGCCGGGACCTGAACACCGCCTTACCACAAATTACTGAGACTGGACAGAAATCCTAATTTCTTTCCTTGATTTCTACGAAACCCCACGAGGGATTCTTCTTGTTTGCGTTTCAATGGAGATTACAGAGTCTAGGGATTCAATGCCATTCTTGCTACCTGGTCTTCGCTTCCATCCAACTCGGCAGGAGCTCGCGCTCTATCTCGAACGTAAGATCGCCGGCCTTACCCTCCTCCCTCCGAATATGAACGGAATCTTCGACGATTGCAACGATGTTTACGGTGACGAGAACGGCAAAAACGAACCGTGGAATGTGTTCGGTGAAAGTACTGAGAGAGATTATTTCTTCGTCTTTACGTATTTGAAGAATGTCAGTCATAAGTCTAAGAGGATTAATAGGAAAGCCGGTATTGGGACTTGGCATGGCAGGACAGCACCTAGTAATGTGATTGATTGTGATGGGAAATTGATTGCGTTTAACAGGTATTTTACTTTTGATGTGAAGGGATCGGGAGGAGCCGCTGATGCCTCGGGAATCGAGCACGGTCACTGGACTATGCACGAGTTTTCTCTTCCTGATAGACAATCCCCGGGTGATTTGGTACTCTGCGTTATTGGGTGTAACAAGATGATATCGATCGCCGATGAACCTAATTCATCAATTAAGTTTGCCAAACACTTTTCTGTGGATGATCAATGCAATGCCAGTGCCAGTACTTCTTCTGGTCCATATTCCAACTTGGGTTTGTTGTCTAAGAAGAGGAGAATTCATGaacaaaatcaagaaacttCAAGAAAGCGAGCATGCAATTCCGGCTACAGCTCCTCTTCTATTCATTATACTGAGGGCGTTTATCAATATTCCACAACTGCAAACTGTTCCCAGAATCAGAATCTCTTACCGATGTCACACAATGGCGGTTTCATGGAGAGTTCACAGAGTGTTtttgaacaacaacaacaacaaccaaTGGTAATGCATCCATTCTTCTCTGGCTTTGAGGATGGTTATGGTGACTATTTTCTGGATCCGATTTTCCAGCAGATGTTACAAAGCAATGATGGTGTTCATGAGGGTTCACACGTACCGATAACGATGCAATCCCCTTCAGATTATTCACTACTCACAGAGCAAAACCCATTCTTCTCTGGCTTTGAGGATAATCCACAGGATTCTACTGAATTCTCCATCTCAGCAGAAGCAGCAGAAAAGGGAGAAGGGGAGGGGCATCAGCTACTGACTAAGGTGTTTGAATGATTTAATGGTTAAGAAATTTAAGTCTCAAACAAAATGTCGTATTTTTCTCACAATCTGAAGTTGGGATGAATTAGAGTATTTGTTGTTCTTTATTGGTTCTGCTCAACCTTACAGATCAAGGGTATTATATATCTCTaggaatttttgaattttgatcatgATGTTAGGGATTTTATTTAATGAAGCAGATCAACAGTTTTGTCTTCCAGTCTCTTAATAATTACTTTAATGGATTTTTGTGCACATATGCTGTTTGTTTTTTCTGCAGTTGATCTATATGTTAAATTACAGTTACAGCTCTCAAGTATCCCCCAACATTCactagtattattattattattatttataaataaaataaattatttaaataaaacaTGCCATTCAAGCCTTCAAAAATTAAAGGATTCAACCTTCAAAAATTGTTGTCTTGGATTGGTTTTAATAACACTCATAAGTAAGCAGAATTGGGCTTCGAAGAAAATTAAGCAGAATTGGGCTACATTCTCAGCTCAGGCCCATCTAATGGTGCTTGAGTTGGAATCACTATATCACAAAAGCTTGCTATATGCTATATAATCTTTGTCATGTATTCCTGGACTTGAGTGCAATCTTTAAAAGCAGCAGTTGACAAAgctgaaaaaaaaatgccaaattTAAGTTATATGTCAGCCCGGCCCAAGACCCGATTCATCTTGGTCCAGGTCGAGCTTGGGTTGCTATTTTCGTGTCAAGTCCGACTTGAAATCCGAATAGTCATTCCGAATATGGGTCTTATATTTTCGGCCCGGCCAGATGGAGACCCCTATTCATTGACCCCATAAATCAAAAGGTGAAAAGGTGATTGCTTTCCATCTCAAAAGTTACAATAAAGAGAGAATGCTTCTCTTTTGGTGCCTTTACTTAGCGGCCTAGGCCATCTTAACAAACCAAAGTCactattttgattatttttcataataaGAAGATAACCACCAATCAatacaaaccaaaaaaatcttaTCACAACCCTCATTTTATCTTGGCCCAAAACACTAAATTGCATAGGGTTCTTGTTACAACTTTTGAAGAAAAATTAGCAATAAaagttagaaaaaaaaaggacccTTTTTGGTGGgcccaaacaaaacaaattgtTTCTTTGCCTTTTGGTGTTTAGAGATGGGAGTTTTTTTAAACTAATAAAGAGGCCCCCTCCCCTCCTTTAGCCCAAAAAAGCAGACATAAAAAATTGAGAATGAGATTGCTCTCACAAATCTAAAACCAAGCTGTTGAGATCTTTCTCTTGCTTCCTCCAAGCTTTGTGGGTCCCCAATGACATCTACATAAGAAACATGTTGTTCTAAAACTttaatgatgaacattatttgcacctcgttttttattaagtacatccgattttaatgtgtttttaaatGGTTAATGggatgtatttagtaaaaaacgagatgcaaataatgttcatcaactTTAATAACCCTATCCACACAATTATGTTGCAACCCATGTTTACTGGTTTTATATGGTTTTGCCTTTGCCTACCTACCTACACACTCTCTTATTTGTGCTTCacattaagggaaaaaaaaaataattcttatTTGTGCTTTTTTCACATGAGTATGGCCAATATtatgtttcattttggttgtaAGGTCAAATTTCTTATAGAATTATTAGGGATTTGAACTTTAGGTTATTTTGGAGTTGATGTAATATATAAGTGTTATTTaatcaaaaatgttagggataatCTCAGTAATAAATCTTgtccattgattgatgtaagtgtaaggGA encodes the following:
- the LOC119992674 gene encoding transcription factor JUNGBRUNNEN 1-like, with translation MEITESRDSMPFLLPGLRFHPTRQELALYLERKIAGLTLLPPNMNGIFDDCNDVYGDENGKNEPWNVFGESTERDYFFVFTYLKNVSHKSKRINRKAGIGTWHGRTAPSNVIDCDGKLIAFNRYFTFDVKGSGGAADASGIEHGHWTMHEFSLPDRQSPGDLVLCVIGCNKMISIADEPNSSIKFAKHFSVDDQCNASASTSSGPYSNLGLLSKKRRIHEQNQETSRKRACNSGYSSSSIHYTEGVYQYSTTANCSQNQNLLPMSHNGGFMESSQSVFEQQQQQPMVMHPFFSGFEDGYGDYFLDPIFQQMLQSNDGVHEGSHVPITMQSPSDYSLLTEQNPFFSGFEDNPQDSTEFSISAEAAEKGEGEGHQLLTKLIYMLNYSYSSQVSPNIH